Proteins found in one Magnolia sinica isolate HGM2019 chromosome 5, MsV1, whole genome shotgun sequence genomic segment:
- the LOC131247108 gene encoding uncharacterized protein LOC131247108, translating into MAVKKGLMHASEKDCASKREKRLRMRFLWPARALEVSLWWDSVLRTIAAGYMWTWEAFETRFHEKYFPLTYRHEKESEFLRLRQGGKSVAKYENRFTDLARYAPLILIDQPMRMRQFSEGLRPEIRSKMCCASISSYAELVGMFLRAEQDGDRLSCTRMLMVPRPRSDLPSRPFLCMRPHVDSSPRLAAPPAPVRRPDLWCTYCKRSGHVDTYCFTKMRNNGFSPPQRINHPLPQTIVAPPLRLAPAHPSFRLPAPRFRPPQ; encoded by the coding sequence ATGGCTGTTAAGAAGGGATTgatgcatgctagcgagaaggaTTGCGCTAGTAAGCGGGAGAAGAGACTCCGCATGCGATTCCTGTGGCCAGCTCGAGCATTGGAGgtcagtctctggtgggacagtgtcctccgGACCATTGCTGCCGGATACATGTGGACGTGGGAGGCTTTCGAAACCCGCTTTCACGAGAAGTACTTTCCTCTCACGTATCGgcatgagaaagagagtgagttccttcgcctccgtcagggagggaagTCTGTTGCTAAGTATGAGAATAGATTCACGGATCTGGCTAGGTATGCTCCGTTGATATTAATCGATCAGCCAATGCGAATGCGACAGTTTTCAGAGGGcctgcgacccgagatacgctcgaagatgtgttgcgctagcatatctaGCTATGCTGAGCTGGTGGGCATGTTTCTGCGagcggagcaggatggggatagattaTCCTGCACGCGCATGcttatggttcctaggccgcgatcAGATTTACCGAGCAGGCCGTTCCTCTGCATGAGGCCCCATGTAGACTCATCTCCTAGACTTGCAGCTCCACCAGCTCCTGTGAGACGACcagacttgtggtgcacttactgtaagaggtcgggccatgTAGATACGTactgtttcaccaagatgaggaaCAATGGCTTCTCACCGCCTCAAAGGATCAACCACCCGCTTCCTCAGACGATTGTAGCTCCACCTCTACGGTTAGCACCAGCACATCCATCTTTTCGGCTGCCTGCACcccgatttaggccgcctcagtgA